One Oscillospiraceae bacterium DNA segment encodes these proteins:
- a CDS encoding nucleotide sugar dehydrogenase has product MEHICVVGLGYIGLPTAVTLALGGFSVCGADIQPAVVETLRTGRAPIAEPGLDEALAAALASGRLTFSCETPEADAFIITVQTPHLTRSDGVRAADLRFVESAARDVAARLKPGNLVVLESTVPPGTCRRLEAWLAAGSGLAADEFHVAHCPERVIPGRILRELAENDRIVGARTEAAAHLACGLYRRVATKGRLRVADDITAEMCKLVENTFRDVNIAYANELSRVADKLGIDVFRLIELANCHPRVNILSPGVGVGGHCIAVDPWFIHGLFPDDTPLIAAARRVNDQKPLLVADAVQRRLSPGARVCVLGLAYKPDIDDLRESPSLTLCRALRARGVSVAACEPHAAAVVDGFDNVPFEAALSYDFLVLAVGHTLFKERRADIAARPHHDCVGILSNDKAGILSIDK; this is encoded by the coding sequence ATGGAACATATCTGCGTAGTGGGGCTCGGGTACATCGGCCTGCCCACCGCCGTCACCCTGGCGCTGGGCGGCTTTTCCGTGTGCGGCGCGGACATACAGCCCGCCGTCGTCGAGACGTTGCGCACGGGGCGTGCACCCATCGCCGAGCCCGGCCTTGACGAGGCGCTGGCGGCGGCGCTCGCCTCCGGACGGCTGACGTTTTCCTGCGAAACGCCCGAGGCCGACGCCTTCATCATCACGGTACAGACGCCGCACCTCACGCGAAGCGACGGCGTGCGCGCCGCCGACCTGCGCTTTGTGGAATCGGCCGCGCGCGACGTGGCCGCGCGGCTGAAACCCGGCAATCTCGTCGTGCTGGAATCCACCGTGCCGCCCGGTACCTGCCGGCGGCTGGAGGCCTGGCTCGCCGCGGGTTCGGGCCTCGCCGCGGATGAATTCCACGTGGCCCACTGCCCCGAACGGGTCATCCCCGGCCGCATCCTGCGGGAGCTGGCGGAAAACGACCGCATCGTCGGCGCGCGCACCGAGGCCGCCGCGCACCTGGCCTGCGGCCTCTACCGCCGCGTGGCCACCAAAGGCCGCCTCCGCGTGGCCGACGACATCACGGCCGAGATGTGCAAGCTGGTGGAAAACACGTTCAGGGACGTCAACATCGCCTACGCCAACGAGCTGTCGCGGGTGGCGGACAAACTCGGCATCGATGTGTTCCGGCTCATCGAGCTGGCCAACTGCCACCCCCGGGTAAACATCCTCTCCCCCGGCGTGGGCGTGGGCGGACACTGCATCGCGGTGGACCCGTGGTTTATCCACGGTCTCTTCCCCGACGATACGCCGCTCATCGCCGCAGCCCGGCGCGTCAACGACCAAAAACCCCTGCTCGTGGCCGACGCCGTGCAGCGCCGGCTTTCCCCCGGCGCGCGCGTGTGCGTGCTGGGTCTCGCCTACAAGCCGGACATCGACGACCTGCGGGAGTCGCCGTCACTCACGCTGTGCCGCGCACTGCGGGCGCGGGGCGTCTCGGTCGCGGCCTGCGAGCCGCACGCGGCGGCGGTCGTGGACGGGTTTGACAACGTACCGTTCGAGGCGGCGCTGTCGTATGATTTTCTCGTGCTGGCCGTCGGCCACACGCTGTTTAAAGAGCGCCGCGCCGACATCGCCGCCCGGCCTCACCATGACTGCGTAGGAATTCTCTCAAATGATAAAGCAGGAATTCTTTCAATTGATAAATAG
- a CDS encoding XRE family transcriptional regulator: MNEEIRQMAARIRELREICGLSASELAAELNVPETVYSGYETSGEDVPISVLYHLAHRFGVDLNELLIGAAPHLVTYSVVRRGEGMSVDRYPGYRFHSLAHTFKHKMMEPLLVTVDTEDKDPALVTHAGQEFNFILEGVVELIFADRRIRLTPGDSVYFDPSHPHGQRAVGGRARFLTVISE; encoded by the coding sequence ATGAACGAAGAGATCCGCCAAATGGCCGCGCGTATTCGGGAGCTGCGGGAGATCTGCGGGCTCTCGGCGTCGGAGCTGGCCGCGGAGCTGAACGTCCCGGAGACGGTGTACAGCGGGTATGAAACAAGCGGCGAGGACGTGCCGATCTCGGTGCTCTACCACCTCGCTCATCGTTTCGGCGTGGACTTAAACGAACTGCTGATCGGGGCCGCGCCCCACCTCGTCACTTACTCGGTCGTTCGGCGGGGGGAGGGCATGAGCGTCGACCGCTACCCAGGCTACCGCTTCCACAGCCTGGCCCACACGTTCAAGCACAAGATGATGGAGCCCCTGCTCGTGACCGTCGACACCGAGGACAAGGACCCGGCGCTCGTCACCCACGCCGGGCAGGAGTTCAACTTCATCCTCGAGGGGGTCGTCGAGCTCATCTTCGCGGACAGACGCATCCGTCTCACGCCGGGGGACAGTGTGTATTTCGACCCTTCGCACCCCCACGGTCAGCGCGCCGTCGGCGGCCGGGCCCGCTTTTTAACCGTTATATCTGAATAG
- a CDS encoding AMP-binding protein: MLLKRFLPRIEFDSYEDFKANYRVNVPENFNFGFDVVDAWAAHDKEKPALLWCDDHGGERRFTFDEIARLSNRAAHFFRAQGVCRGDAVMLILRRRWEYWVCAVALIKLGAVLIPASLQLTAKDIVYRIGTADIKMLVCVDDAFVVSQVEQAMAQTDKVRARALVAGRRAGWLDFTAELAHHPDVLARPTGAEAARWDDIMMIYFTSGTTGFPKMAMLNHAHPLGHIVTAHYWQQVQEGKLHLSVSDSGWAKFGWGKIYGQWICGAVIFAYDMDKFVPTRLLEKIEKYRLTTFCAPPTMFRFMLQEDLTKYDLSSIENCGNAGEPLNPEVFRRWHELTGRKLREGFGQSESSVLIANFRWFEPKPGSMGKPSPLYDIDLINAEGRSCREGEEGEIVVRGIRDYMPTGLFTGYYRDPELTARVMGEGYYNTGDVAWRDSDGYYWFVGRTDDVIKCSGYRIGPFEVESALLEHPAVVECAVTAVPDPVRGQVVKATVVLAAGRAGSDTLARELQDHVKRVTAPYKYPRIVEFVDELPKTVGGKIKRAQIRREDENR; the protein is encoded by the coding sequence ATGCTGCTCAAACGGTTTTTGCCCCGTATCGAATTTGATTCGTATGAGGATTTCAAGGCCAATTACCGGGTGAATGTCCCGGAGAATTTCAATTTCGGTTTTGATGTCGTGGACGCATGGGCCGCCCACGACAAAGAGAAGCCGGCGCTTTTGTGGTGCGACGACCACGGCGGCGAGCGGCGCTTCACCTTTGACGAGATCGCGCGCCTTTCGAACCGCGCCGCGCACTTCTTCCGGGCGCAGGGCGTTTGCAGGGGCGACGCCGTCATGCTGATCCTGCGCCGCCGCTGGGAGTATTGGGTGTGCGCCGTGGCGCTCATCAAGCTGGGGGCCGTTTTGATCCCGGCTTCGCTCCAGCTCACGGCCAAGGACATCGTCTACCGCATCGGCACGGCGGACATCAAGATGCTGGTCTGCGTGGACGACGCCTTTGTCGTCTCCCAGGTGGAACAGGCCATGGCGCAGACCGACAAGGTGCGCGCCCGCGCGCTGGTGGCAGGCCGGCGGGCCGGCTGGCTCGACTTCACGGCCGAGCTCGCACACCACCCCGACGTCCTCGCGCGCCCCACCGGGGCGGAGGCCGCGCGCTGGGACGACATCATGATGATCTACTTCACCTCGGGCACGACGGGGTTCCCAAAAATGGCTATGCTAAACCACGCGCACCCGCTTGGGCATATTGTCACGGCGCACTACTGGCAGCAGGTGCAGGAGGGCAAGCTGCATCTGTCGGTCTCCGACTCCGGCTGGGCCAAGTTCGGCTGGGGCAAGATCTACGGCCAGTGGATCTGCGGCGCGGTGATCTTCGCCTACGACATGGACAAGTTCGTCCCGACGCGGCTGCTCGAAAAGATCGAAAAATACCGGCTGACCACATTTTGCGCGCCGCCCACGATGTTCCGCTTTATGCTCCAGGAGGACCTGACAAAGTACGACCTCTCGTCGATCGAAAACTGCGGCAACGCCGGGGAGCCGCTGAACCCGGAGGTGTTCCGGCGCTGGCACGAACTGACCGGCCGCAAGCTCCGGGAGGGATTCGGGCAGTCGGAGTCGTCGGTGCTCATTGCGAATTTCCGCTGGTTTGAGCCGAAGCCCGGTTCGATGGGCAAGCCCTCCCCGCTGTACGACATCGACCTCATCAACGCGGAGGGCCGGTCGTGCCGCGAGGGTGAAGAGGGCGAGATCGTCGTGCGCGGCATCCGTGACTACATGCCGACGGGGCTGTTCACCGGTTACTACCGCGACCCGGAACTCACGGCGCGCGTCATGGGCGAAGGTTACTACAACACGGGCGACGTGGCCTGGCGCGACTCGGACGGCTACTATTGGTTTGTCGGGCGCACCGACGACGTGATCAAGTGTTCAGGCTACCGCATCGGCCCCTTTGAGGTGGAGTCCGCGCTGCTGGAGCACCCGGCGGTGGTCGAGTGCGCAGTCACCGCGGTTCCCGACCCGGTGCGCGGGCAGGTGGTAAAGGCCACCGTCGTGCTGGCCGCCGGCCGCGCGGGTTCCGACACCCTGGCACGGGAGCTTCAGGACCACGTCAAACGCGTCACAGCTCCCTACAAATATCCGCGCATCGTCGAATTTGTCGACGAACTCCCAAAGACCGTAGGCGGCAAAATCAAACGCGCTCAAATCCGCCGCGAAGACGAAAACAGATAA